One Erpetoichthys calabaricus chromosome 8, fErpCal1.3, whole genome shotgun sequence DNA segment encodes these proteins:
- the LOC114656765 gene encoding gamma-crystallin M2-like, translated as FLQIIFYDDRNFQGRYYECSSDCTDLHSYFSHCKSIRVESGCWMLYERPNYMGYQYFLRRGEYPDYQRWMGYSDSIRSCRMIPHYRGSYSMRIYERENYGGQMMEFMDDCESVQDRFRYPDIHSCHVDGYWIMYEQPHYRGRQYFLRPGEYKRYSDWGGMNPRIGSFRRIMDYC; from the exons ttcttacagaTTATTTTCTACGACGACAGGAATTTCCAGGGTCGCTACTATGAATGTAGCAGCGACTGCACTGACCTGCACTCCTACTTCAGCCATTGTAAGTCCATCCGGGTGGAGAGCGGCTGCTGGATGCTCTACGAGCGCCCCAACTACATGGGCTACCAGTACTTCCTGAGAAGGGGCGAGTATCCTGACTACCAGCGCTGGATGGGCTACAGTGACAGCATCAGGTCGTGTCGTATGATTCCACAT tacAGAGGATCATACAGCATGAGGATTTATGAACGAGAAAACTATGGAGGACAGATGATGGAGTTCATGGATGATTGTGAGTCTGTCCAGGACCGCTTCAGATATCCAGATATTCACTCCTGCCATGTGGATGGCTACTGGATTATGTATGAGCAGCCCCACTACAGAGGACGCCAGTACTTCCTGAGGCCTGGCGAGTACAAGAGATACAGTGACTGGGGAGGCATGAACCCTAGGATTGGCTCCTTCAGGCGCATTATGGATTACTGTTAA